In one window of Pseudobythopirellula maris DNA:
- the ggt gene encoding gamma-glutamyltransferase: MRNCCVTTWPIAALLVGLTTLGAWSAPAALAGSAEGSRHAVATVHPLATDAAMAVYAEGGNAVDAAVTAALTLSVVDNHNSGIGGGCLILIRTPDGELLAIDGREMAPAAASPDMYLDENGEAMTEASKTGPLAVGTPGALAAYAEAIRLAGSKPLARLLEPGAHHAREGVAIDSVYARKLARIAKVVARYPGSRDALLKPDGSPYEEGETLVQTDLARTYDSLIEHGPDWFYRGPFAEKVGAWMEQNGGVLRASDFAAYEVKRRQPIVSTYRGRQIVGFPPPSSGGVHIAQMLNILERYDLGDTLRKDPVAARHLIAEAMKLAFADRAFWLGDSDFVDVPRGLTDKGYAAELAGRIDPERAITVERHGDPPLWDQDLFGRHTTHVAAADAEGYWVAITATVNTTFGSKVIVPGTGVVLNNEMDDFSIQPGVPNAFGLVGAANNAVAPGKRPLSSMSPTIVLDAEGEPLLTVGAAGGPKIITQVLQVILHRLDEQMPLEAAVAAPRIHHQWRPDALQVESTLPDTWVAELRSRGHELTVLSSAGITQAIARTDDGGLTATSDPRVPSKAAAQ; the protein is encoded by the coding sequence ATGCGTAACTGCTGTGTGACAACTTGGCCGATCGCCGCCTTGCTGGTCGGTCTCACCACGCTGGGGGCATGGAGCGCGCCGGCGGCGCTGGCCGGCTCGGCCGAGGGCTCGCGCCACGCGGTGGCTACGGTCCACCCGCTGGCCACCGACGCCGCGATGGCGGTCTATGCCGAGGGGGGCAACGCGGTCGACGCGGCCGTGACGGCGGCGCTCACGCTGAGTGTGGTCGACAACCACAACTCGGGCATCGGCGGCGGCTGCCTGATCCTGATCCGCACGCCGGACGGCGAACTGCTGGCGATCGACGGCCGCGAGATGGCGCCCGCGGCCGCCAGCCCCGACATGTACTTGGACGAGAACGGCGAGGCGATGACCGAGGCGAGCAAGACCGGCCCGCTCGCCGTCGGCACGCCCGGCGCCCTGGCGGCGTACGCCGAGGCGATCCGCCTGGCGGGCAGCAAGCCGCTCGCGCGGCTGCTCGAGCCGGGCGCCCACCACGCCCGTGAGGGTGTCGCCATCGACAGCGTTTACGCCCGCAAGCTCGCCCGCATCGCGAAGGTGGTCGCCCGCTATCCCGGCTCGCGCGACGCGCTGCTCAAGCCGGACGGCTCGCCCTACGAGGAGGGCGAGACCCTGGTCCAGACCGACCTAGCCCGCACGTACGACAGCCTCATCGAGCACGGCCCCGACTGGTTCTACCGCGGTCCCTTTGCCGAGAAGGTGGGCGCCTGGATGGAGCAGAACGGCGGCGTGCTGCGGGCTAGCGACTTCGCGGCGTACGAGGTCAAGCGGCGTCAGCCGATTGTCTCGACCTACCGCGGGCGCCAGATCGTGGGCTTTCCGCCGCCCAGTTCGGGCGGGGTGCACATCGCTCAGATGCTCAACATCCTGGAGCGTTACGACCTCGGCGATACGCTGCGCAAGGACCCCGTCGCGGCCCGGCACCTAATCGCCGAAGCGATGAAGCTCGCCTTCGCCGACCGCGCTTTCTGGCTGGGCGACTCGGACTTTGTCGACGTGCCGCGCGGGCTGACCGACAAGGGCTACGCCGCCGAGCTGGCGGGACGGATCGACCCCGAGCGGGCGATCACGGTCGAGCGCCACGGCGACCCGCCGCTGTGGGACCAAGACCTGTTCGGCCGGCACACGACGCACGTCGCGGCGGCCGACGCCGAGGGCTACTGGGTCGCGATCACGGCGACAGTGAACACGACCTTCGGCTCGAAGGTGATCGTGCCCGGCACGGGCGTGGTGCTCAACAACGAGATGGACGACTTCTCGATCCAGCCCGGCGTGCCGAACGCCTTCGGCCTGGTCGGCGCGGCCAACAACGCCGTGGCCCCCGGCAAGCGGCCGCTCTCGAGCATGAGCCCGACGATCGTGCTCGACGCCGAAGGCGAGCCGCTGCTGACGGTTGGCGCCGCCGGCGGCCCGAAGATCATCACGCAGGTGCTGCAGGTGATCCTGCACCGCCTCGACGAGCAGATGCCGCTCGAAGCGGCGGTCGCCGCGCCGCGGATCCATCACCAGTGGCGGCCCGACGCGTTGCAAGTCGAGTCGACGCTGCCCGACACTTGGGTTGCGGAGCTTCGCAGTCGCGGGCACGAGTTGACGGTGCTTTCCTCGGCGGGCATCACGCAGGCCATCGCCCGCACAGACGACGGCGGCCTCACCGCAACCAGTGACCCGCGCGTGCCGAGCAAGGCGGCGGCGCAATAA